Proteins co-encoded in one Arachis hypogaea cultivar Tifrunner chromosome 11, arahy.Tifrunner.gnm2.J5K5, whole genome shotgun sequence genomic window:
- the LOC140176061 gene encoding uncharacterized protein, whose translation MYIETHKKRDGSFVTDEARDIAEQIEVLMTQNEKDESGPSTNDAIGKVFGEEHSGRVRCMGMGATPTNTFRNGNHPSQLANSSTSMSSTTNYSQADFKRLESKFDGTLAAFKAYFLAKEGRIPVELTSIFDHRTQSVYSNFYMPTLTNLLFKFFTQEKANDVENEPITPTTGRSSSRGSNENREDIV comes from the exons ATGTACATAGAAACTCATAAGAAGAGAGATGGGTCGTTTGTGACTGATGAAGCAAGGGATATAGCA GAACAAATTGAAGTACTTATGACTCAAAATGAGAAAGATGAATCTGGACCATCTACAAATGATGCTATTGGCAAAGTGTTTGGGGAGGAGCATTCTGGTAGGGTGCGATGCATGGGAATGGGAGCAACACCTACTAATACTTTCAGAAATGGCAATCATCCTAGCCAGTTAGCTAATTCTTCAacttcaatgtcatctactaccAATTACTCCCAAGCTGATTTTAAGCGTTTGGAGTCTAAATTTGATGGGACATTAGCTGCATTCAAGGCTTATTTTCTTGCTAAAGAAGGAAGAATTCCTGTTGAACTTACTAGTATATTTGACCATAGAACTCAG TCCGTATATTCTAACTTTTACATGCCTACTCTTACTAATTTGTTGTTCAAGTTTTTCACACAAGAAAAG gctAATGATGTTGAGAACGAACCTATTACACCGACAACAGGAAGATCATCATCAAGAGGAAGCAATGAAAATCGTGAAGACATTGTTTAG